A window of Euwallacea similis isolate ESF13 chromosome 10, ESF131.1, whole genome shotgun sequence contains these coding sequences:
- the LOC136411336 gene encoding probable peptidoglycan muropeptide transporter SLC46: protein MVFRPTVEVTVFLTFFGFFLCDSINTNLMIYRTCTVTLGKNKHMCSLLGNSTDPRIKALEKLVQPKADIVSMVKSLVDGFSNAILCLFVGPWSDRFGRRPVIVINVIGIVLMNVVMVLFSIFETISPWYMMLCSVPVILTGGGGSLLTVMFAYLTDVTSGQNRGFRMGMFEAVMAMAVLLGSASSSYIYNATNYVIIYAIASLSSLLALAHALYFIPESLPNRENTSRFKAFFNVRNPISMFRTSFQSRPHFNRAIILLLVLTLALYFIAIIGRNSVNFLFLRAKFQWTLQKYTWFSSGASILWITSTMMVVYVLHHKLHVTESKLVLSGFVSLAIGAVIEGLARVDWLIYAATIISYPSGGISPMTRSLLTKLVKPEEAGKIFALLNVVQNLLSLVGSPIYTTLYNATLESNPGTFLFLSSTIFTLDSILLVVLIVLQKKSPEMLYNSLVEEEVEENVSVEGSS, encoded by the exons atggtttttcGCCCTACAGTAGAGGTGACAGTCTTCTTGACTTTCTTTGGCTTctttttatgtg ACAGCATCAACACCAACTTAATGATCTACCGTACCTGCACAGTGACGCTcggtaaaaataaacatatgtgtTCTCTATTAGGTAATAGCACTGATCCTAGAATCAAGGCACTCGAAAAGTTGGTGCAGCCCAAAGCAGACATAGTTTCAATGGTCAAGAGCCTTGTTGATGGCTTTAGTAATGCCATTTTGTGCCTGTTCGTGGGGCCCTGGAGCGACCGCTTTGGACGTAGGCCAGTTATTGTTATTAACGTCATTGGTATTGTGCTGATGAATGTTGTTATGGTGTTGTTTTCCATCTTCGAAACTATATCACCATGGTACATGATGCTGTGCTCTGTGCCAGTAATCCTAACTGGAGGTGGAGGCTCCCTTCTGACAGTGATGTTTGCCTATTTGACAGATGTGACTTCGGGGCAGAACCGAGGCTTTCGCATGGGTATGTTTGAGGCTGTAATGGCCATGGCAGTACTCCTAGGCTCCGCCTCTAGCTCCTACATTTATAATGCTACCAATTATGTCATAATCTATGCCATCGCCAGCCTCAGCAGCCTTTTAGCTCTTGCCCATGCTCTATATTTCATACCAGAGTCTCTGCCCAATCGGGAGAACACG AGTCGCTTTAAGGCCTTCTTCAATGTTCGCAATCCTATCAGCATGTTCCGTACTAGCTTCCAGAGCCGGCCACACTTCAATAGAGCGATAATTCTGTTATTAGTGCTGACGCTAGCGCTCTACTTTATCGCTATAATCGGCCGCAACAGCGTCAACTTCCTGTTCCTGCGGGCCAAATTCCAATGGACTTTGCAGAAGTATACGTGGTTCAGCAGTGGCGCCAGCATTTTATGGATCACAA GTACCATGATGGTGGTGTATGTGTTGCACCATAAACTTCATGTAACTGAGTCCAAATTGGTTTTATCCGGCTTCGTTTCACTGGCCATAGGGGCCGTCATAGAAGGGCTGGCGCGAGTTGACTGGCTAATTTATGCAG caACAATTATAAGCTACCCCAGCGGAGGCATTAGCCCCATGACCAGGTCTCTCTTAACCAAGTTAGTAAAGCCCGAAGAGGCCGGCAAGATCTTTGCTCTTCTCAATGTAGTACAAAACCTGCTGAGCCTAGTCGGCTCTCCTATATACACCACACTATATAATGCTACTTTGGAAAGTAACCCTGGCACGTTCCTATTCCTGTCTTCCACTATTTTTACCCTGGATTCCATATTGTTGGT AGTTCTAATAGTGCTTCAGAAGAAAAGTCCGGAGATGCTTTACAACTCTCTCGTAGAGGAAGAAGTCGAGGAGAATGTCTCAGTAGAAGGCAGCAGCTGA
- the LOC136411349 gene encoding peptidyl-prolyl cis-trans isomerase B, giving the protein MKESGVTVSVWKKLQKLWSRQKTMTKWLCVLAVGLTALFALVSATGDDSAKKGPKVTDKVWFDITIGDEAIGRIEIGLFGKTVPKTAENFKQLALKPQGEGYKGSKFHRVIRDFMIQGGDFTRGDGTGGRSIYGERFADENFKLKHYGAGWLSMANAGKDTNGSQFFITTKQTSWLDGRHVVFGKILKGMDIVRKIEGTKTDGRDKPVKDVIIADCGVEEVAEPFGVAKEDARD; this is encoded by the exons ATGAAAGAGAGCGGCGTCACGGTTTCAGTGTGGAAGAAACTTCAGAAGCTGTGGTCGCGACAAAAAACAATGACGAAGTGGTTGTGTGTTCTCGCCGTGGGGCTGACCGCCCTCTTTGCTCTGGTCAGTGCGACGGGGGACGATTCCGCGAAAAAGGGACCTAAAGTGACCGATAAG GTTTGGTTTGACATCACCATAGGAGACGAGGCAATTGGTCGTATCGAAATCGGTCTCTTCGGCAAAACCGTGCCAAAAACTGCAGAAAATTTCAAGCAATTGGCGTTGAAACCGCAAGGCGAAGGCTACAAAGGCAGTAAATTCCACCGCGTGATCCGAGATTTCATGATCCAGGGCGGCGACTTCACTCGAGGAGACGGAACGGGAG GTAGGTCAATCTATGGCGAAAGATTTGCTGATGAAAACTTCAAGCTGAAGCACTACGGAGCTGGATGGCTGTCGATGGCCAATGCTGGCAAAGACACTAACGGATCGCAGTTCTTTATCACCACGAAACAGACGAGTTGGCTTGATGGTAGACACGTGGTGTTCGGCAAGATCCTGAAAGGCATGGACATAGTCAGGAAAATTGAGGGAACCAAAACCGACGGCAG AGATAAGCCGGTGAAGGATGTTATTATCGCCGATTGTGGAGTCGAAGAGGTGGCGGAGCCATTCGGTGTAGCCAAGGAAGACGCCCGAGATTGA
- the TM9SF3 gene encoding transmembrane 9 superfamily member 3, whose product MYRVAKLFWLCLLTGALGDEHNHIYEDNEEVVLWMNTVGPYHNRQETYAYYSLPFCIGSKETISHYHETLSEALQGVELEFSGIEIEFKSNIAKTEYCAVQLNEEKYKAFVYAVKNHYWYQMYIDDLPIWGVVGEVKDNSYYIWTHKKFEIGYNGKQIIDVNLTSEDKLELLSTKKLSFTYEITWKKTDTKFEDRFDKYLDHNFFQHRIHWFSIFNSFMMVIFLVGLVSMILMRTLRKDYARYSKDDDIDDMERDLGDEYGWKQVHGDVFRPASNAMLFSALIGAGHQLTTVVLSVIVFAILGELYTERGMLLSTAIFVYAVTGPVNGYFGGSLYARMGGKLWIRQMVASAFMLPMFVCGTALFINFIAMYYHASRAIPFETMVAVIAICLFVILPLTLVGTVLGRNLAGQPDYPCRINAVPRPIPEKKWFMEPGVIILLGGVLPFASIFIEMYFIFTSFWAYKIYYVYGFMLLVFLILIVVTVCVTIVCTYFLLNAEDYRWQWTSFLAAASTCAYVYVYAIYYYFFKTKMYGLFQTTFYFGYMALFSGVLGIICGTVGYMGTSIFVKKIYSTVKID is encoded by the exons ATGTACCGAGTGGCAAAGCTTTTTTGGCTCTGCCTCCTAACGGGGGCTCTCGGCGATGAGCACAACCATATA TATGAGGACAATGAGGAGGTAGTCTTGTGGATGAACACTGTGGGGCCCTACCATAATCGACAGGAAACCTATGCTTATTATTCCTTACCATTTTGCATTGGGTCCAAAGAGACCATCAGCCACTATCATGAAACTTTGAGTGAAGCTCTACAAGGGGTTGAACTCGAATTCAGTGGTATTGAAATAGAGTttaaaa GCAACATTGCAAAAACTGAGTACTGTGCTGTGCAGCTTAATGAGGAGAAATACAAAGCTTTTGTATATGCTGTCAAAAACCATTATTGGTATCAGATGTATATTGATGATTTACCCATTTGGGGGGTAGTGGGAGAGGTTAAGGATAATAGCTACTATATTTGGACTCATAAGAAGTTTGAAATTG gTTACAATGGTAAGCAAATAATTGATGTAAATCTCACATCCGAGGACAAGTTAGAGCTACTTTCCACCAAGAAATTAAGCTTCACCTATGAGATCACATGGAAAAAAACTGATACCAAATTTGAGGATCGTTTTGACAAATATTTGGACCATAATTTCTTCCAGCACAGG ATCCACTGGTTCAGCATTTTCAATAGCTTCATGATGGTAATTTTCCTGGTTGGGCTTGTTTCCATGATCCTTATGAGAACTCTTCGCAAGGATTATGCTCGATATAGTAAAGATGATGATATTGATGATATG GAGCGTGATTTGGGGGATGAGTATGGTTGGAAACAAGTTCATGGAGATGTTTTCAGGCCTGCATCAAATGCCATGTTATTCTCTGCCCTTATTGGAGCAGGACATCAACTGACAACTGTGGTTTTAAGCGTCATAGTTTTTGCTATTTTAGGGGAGCTTTATACAGA ACGAGGTATGCTGCTATCAACTGCAATATTTGTGTATGCAGTCACAGGCCCTGTGAATGGTTACTTTGGTGGTTCTCTCTATGCAAGAATGGGTGGAAAATTGTGGATTAGACAAATGGTGGCTTCTGCCTTTATGTTACCCATGTTTGTCTGCGGAACCGccttatttatcaattttattgctaTGTATTATCATGCTTCACGGGCCATTCCCTTTGAGACTATG GTTGCAGTGATTGCCATTTGCCTCTTTGTAATCCTGCCTTTGACTTTAGTGGGCACGGTTTTGGGGAGGAATTTGGCTGGTCAGCCCGACTATCCTTGCAG GATCAATGCAGTCCCTAGACCCATTCCGGAGAAGAAGTGGTTCATGGAGCCTGGAGTGATTATCCTACTGGGTGGAGTTTTGCCTTTTGCtagcatttttattgaaatgtactttatttttacttctttcTGGGCCTACAAGATCTACTACGTTTACGGATTCATGTTGCTGGTGTTCTTGATTTTGATTGTAGTGACCGTTTGTGTCACCATTGTCTGTACGTATTTCCTACTAAACGCCGAGGACTATCGCTGGCAGTGGACCTCATTCCTGGCTGCAGCCTCTACTTGCGCCTACGTCTACGTCTACGCCATCTACTACTACTTCTTCAAAACCAA GATGTACGGCCTATTCCAGACTACCTTCTACTTTGGTTACATGGCCCTCTTCAGCGGAGTGCTCGGCATTATATGTGGCACCGTGGGCTACATGGGCACTAGCATATTcgtcaagaaaatttattcgACGGTGAAAATCGATTGA